The following proteins are co-located in the Zonotrichia albicollis isolate bZonAlb1 chromosome 1, bZonAlb1.hap1, whole genome shotgun sequence genome:
- the TMEM42 gene encoding transmembrane protein 42: MWEGAGAAAAAAAGGLGAAAAAAAKLALGVGGEAAGGTLPVLLRLGCVGLVFVCNAVMWTVFTKALRLSSSSAAASVTTTASNFIFSAILGRLLFGETWTPLWWVGLAMTVCGLLLLHTAAPQLVPVPAEKKE, translated from the exons ATGTGGGAGGGGGCcggggcggcagcggcggcggccgcggggggcCTGGGGGCTGCGGCGGCCGCCGCGGCGAAGCTAGCGCTGGGCGTGGGCGGGGAGGCGGCCGGCGGCACG ctgccagTGTTGCTTCGCCTCGGCTGCGTTGGCCTGGTGTTTGTGTGCAATGCAGTGATGTGGACAGTCTTCACAAAAGCCTTGcggctctcctcctcctcagctgctgcctctgtgacAACAACAGCCTCCAACTTCATCTTTTCA gCTATCCTGGGAAGATTGCTCTTCGGGGAGACGTGGACACCTCTGTGGTGGGTCGGCCTCGCCATGACAGTCTGcgggctcctgctgctgcacacgGCTGCTCCCCAGCTGGTGCCAGTCCCAGCAGAGAAGAAGGAATGA
- the TGM4 gene encoding protein-glutamine gamma-glutamyltransferase 4 isoform X1, whose protein sequence is MFSNTESSLKVTGVDFLKSQNTRQHHTDGYNIQSLVVRRGQPFQVQVSLSRELRAADKLTLRFGIGESPMKNRGSLLSLKPEKEDFNGWKISMVERKGKECLLSVTSAPNAPVGIYNLQVKTGSNIYKPEKGVVYLLFNPWCEDDVVYMSDDAEKEEYVLNDTGTIYVGSAYSIYDRPWNFGQFEEFVLDACMYLLDKSKLSLDQRRDPAHVSRAMSALVNANDDSGVLLGNWSGNYVSGTSPMDWIGSVSILQKYYKTKKPVRYGQCWVFAGVLNTVMRCLGVPCRCVSTFDSAHDTEENLRVDVYLNEKGEKLNSLSFDSVWNFHVWNDAWMKRTDIPDGFSGWQAIDSTPQEQSQGRFQCGPCPVKAVREGDVYLPYDAKFVYAEVNADRVYWVVKKVNGKDKYFKVGTETQAIGKNISTKAVGQNRRVDITKEYKYPEGSKQERMSMQRAYSFLRPSGLMPRSGYASTVQGIGANTEPLVPKEPVTKTGLHLEITNTEPLHPGNPLEMAITVKISAPGNWTVDLIGSCQLQYYTGDVQANLGTVKEIITLEGPSEMQIPLKIAPDAYMKTLSSVEDEVLILVTAIAEVKETNDKLTKETSMRFQYPPITVQMPETATLYNDFNCAFIFKNKLNVTLENCKLLVEGLGIFKMTTFELGDIMPGRIMKSEIVCTPTRLGEKKIVAKLISNQIKGISTEKGIFITE, encoded by the exons ATGTTCAGCAACACTG AGAGCAGTCTGAAGGTCACTGGGGTTGACTTTCTGAAGAGCCAGAACACGCGGCAGCACCACACGGATGGCTACAACATCCAGAGCCTGGTGGTGCGGCGCGGGCAGCCCTTCCAGGTGCAGGTCAGCCTCAgcagggagctcagggctgccGACAAGCTGACCCTGCGCTTTGGCATCG GTGAAAGTCCAATGAAAAACAGGGGGAGCCTGCTGTCGCTGAAACCAGAGAAGGAGGATTTCAATGGGTGGAAAATCTCCATGGTTGAGAGGAAAGGCAAAGAG TGCCTGCTGTCCGTCACCAGCGCGCCCAATGCCCCTGTGGGAATATACAACCTGCAAGTGAAGACTGGCAGTAACATTTACAAGCCTGAAAAAGGTGTTGTCTACCTTTTGTTCAATCCTTGGTGTGAAG atgATGTTGTCTACATGTCCGATGATGCAGAGAAGGAGGAATACGTTCTCAACGACACTGGCACCATCTATGTTGGGTCTGCATACAGCATCTACGACAGGCCCTGGAATTTCGGGCAG TTTGAGGAATTTGTCTTGGATGCCTGCATGTATCTGCTGGACAAAAGCAAGCTCAGCCTGGATCAGAGAAGGGATCCTGCACATGTGTCCAGAGCCATGTCTGCTTTG GTTAATGCCAACGATGACAGCGGAGTCCTGCTGGGGAACTGGTCAGGGAACTACGTCAGTGGAACATCCCCTATGGATTGGATTGGGAGTGTGTCAATTTTGCAGAAGTACTACAAAACCAAGAAGCCGGTGCGTTATGGCCAGTGCTGGGTCTTTGCAGGAGTCCTCAACACAG tcATGCGTTGCCTGGGGGTGCCATGCCGCTGTGTGAGCACCTTCGACTCGGCCCACGACACGGAGGAGAACCTGAGGGTTGATGTTTACCTGAAcgaaaaaggagaaaagctgAACTCGTTGTCCTTCGACTCTGTCTG GAACTTCCATGTGTGGAATGATGCCTGGATGAAGAGAACAGACATACCAGATGGGTTTAGTGGCTGGCAGGCAATTGATTCAACCCCTCAGGAGCAAAGTCAAG GTCGTTTCCAGTGTGGGCCCTGCCCGGTGAAGGCTGTGCGGGAAGGAGATGTGTACCTGCCCTACGACGCCAAGTTCGTGTACGCGGAGGTGAACGCTGACAGGGTCTACTGGGTGGTCAAGAAGGTGAACGGCAAGGATAAATACTTCAAGGTCGGCACGGAGACCCAAGCCATCGGCAAGAACATCAGCACAAAAGCCGTGGGGCAGAACAGGCGGGTAGACATCACCAAGGAGTACAAGTATCCCGAAG GCTCCAAACAGGAAAGGATGTCCATGCAAAGAGCTTACAGCTTCCTACGCCCTTCGGGGTTGATGCCTCGTTCAGGCTACGCTTCGACTGTGCAGGGAATAGGTGCCAACACCGAGCCTTTGGTCCCGAAGGAGCCAGTCACCAAGACTGGGCTCCACCTGGAGATAACCAATACAGAACCTTTGCATCCTGGCAATCCCCTGGAAATGGCCATCACAGTGAAGATCTCTGCTCCTGGGAACTGGACCGTTGACCTTATTGgctcctgccagctgcagtACTATACTGGAGACGTTCAGGCCAATCTTGGAACTGTCAAGGAGATCATCACTCTTGAAGGCCCATCTG agatgcagaTCCCCCTGAAAATAGCACCCGATGCATACATGAAGACACTGTCCTCTGTGGAAGATGAAGTGCTCATCCTTGTCACTGCCATTGCCGAGGTCAAGGAAACCAATGACAAACTCACCAAGGAGACCTCAATGAGATTCCAGTATCCTCCCATCACTGTCCAG ATGCCAGAAACAGCCACTCTGTACAATGACTTCAACTGTGCATTCATCTTCAAGAACAAGCTGAATGTGACCCTGGAAAACTGCAAGCTGCTGGTGGAGGGCTTGGGCATATTTAAGATGACAACATTTGAGCTGGG GGACATAATGCCTGGCAGGATCATGAAGTCTGAAATAGTATGCACTCCGACAAGACTAGGAGAGAAGAAAATTGTAGCCAAGCTGATCTCCAACCAGATCAAAGGCATCTCTACAGAGAAGGGCATCTTCATCACTGAGTAG
- the TGM4 gene encoding protein-glutamine gamma-glutamyltransferase 4 isoform X2, giving the protein MKNRGSLLSLKPEKEDFNGWKISMVERKGKECLLSVTSAPNAPVGIYNLQVKTGSNIYKPEKGVVYLLFNPWCEDDVVYMSDDAEKEEYVLNDTGTIYVGSAYSIYDRPWNFGQFEEFVLDACMYLLDKSKLSLDQRRDPAHVSRAMSALVNANDDSGVLLGNWSGNYVSGTSPMDWIGSVSILQKYYKTKKPVRYGQCWVFAGVLNTVMRCLGVPCRCVSTFDSAHDTEENLRVDVYLNEKGEKLNSLSFDSVWNFHVWNDAWMKRTDIPDGFSGWQAIDSTPQEQSQGRFQCGPCPVKAVREGDVYLPYDAKFVYAEVNADRVYWVVKKVNGKDKYFKVGTETQAIGKNISTKAVGQNRRVDITKEYKYPEGSKQERMSMQRAYSFLRPSGLMPRSGYASTVQGIGANTEPLVPKEPVTKTGLHLEITNTEPLHPGNPLEMAITVKISAPGNWTVDLIGSCQLQYYTGDVQANLGTVKEIITLEGPSEMQIPLKIAPDAYMKTLSSVEDEVLILVTAIAEVKETNDKLTKETSMRFQYPPITVQMPETATLYNDFNCAFIFKNKLNVTLENCKLLVEGLGIFKMTTFELGDIMPGRIMKSEIVCTPTRLGEKKIVAKLISNQIKGISTEKGIFITE; this is encoded by the exons ATGAAAAACAGGGGGAGCCTGCTGTCGCTGAAACCAGAGAAGGAGGATTTCAATGGGTGGAAAATCTCCATGGTTGAGAGGAAAGGCAAAGAG TGCCTGCTGTCCGTCACCAGCGCGCCCAATGCCCCTGTGGGAATATACAACCTGCAAGTGAAGACTGGCAGTAACATTTACAAGCCTGAAAAAGGTGTTGTCTACCTTTTGTTCAATCCTTGGTGTGAAG atgATGTTGTCTACATGTCCGATGATGCAGAGAAGGAGGAATACGTTCTCAACGACACTGGCACCATCTATGTTGGGTCTGCATACAGCATCTACGACAGGCCCTGGAATTTCGGGCAG TTTGAGGAATTTGTCTTGGATGCCTGCATGTATCTGCTGGACAAAAGCAAGCTCAGCCTGGATCAGAGAAGGGATCCTGCACATGTGTCCAGAGCCATGTCTGCTTTG GTTAATGCCAACGATGACAGCGGAGTCCTGCTGGGGAACTGGTCAGGGAACTACGTCAGTGGAACATCCCCTATGGATTGGATTGGGAGTGTGTCAATTTTGCAGAAGTACTACAAAACCAAGAAGCCGGTGCGTTATGGCCAGTGCTGGGTCTTTGCAGGAGTCCTCAACACAG tcATGCGTTGCCTGGGGGTGCCATGCCGCTGTGTGAGCACCTTCGACTCGGCCCACGACACGGAGGAGAACCTGAGGGTTGATGTTTACCTGAAcgaaaaaggagaaaagctgAACTCGTTGTCCTTCGACTCTGTCTG GAACTTCCATGTGTGGAATGATGCCTGGATGAAGAGAACAGACATACCAGATGGGTTTAGTGGCTGGCAGGCAATTGATTCAACCCCTCAGGAGCAAAGTCAAG GTCGTTTCCAGTGTGGGCCCTGCCCGGTGAAGGCTGTGCGGGAAGGAGATGTGTACCTGCCCTACGACGCCAAGTTCGTGTACGCGGAGGTGAACGCTGACAGGGTCTACTGGGTGGTCAAGAAGGTGAACGGCAAGGATAAATACTTCAAGGTCGGCACGGAGACCCAAGCCATCGGCAAGAACATCAGCACAAAAGCCGTGGGGCAGAACAGGCGGGTAGACATCACCAAGGAGTACAAGTATCCCGAAG GCTCCAAACAGGAAAGGATGTCCATGCAAAGAGCTTACAGCTTCCTACGCCCTTCGGGGTTGATGCCTCGTTCAGGCTACGCTTCGACTGTGCAGGGAATAGGTGCCAACACCGAGCCTTTGGTCCCGAAGGAGCCAGTCACCAAGACTGGGCTCCACCTGGAGATAACCAATACAGAACCTTTGCATCCTGGCAATCCCCTGGAAATGGCCATCACAGTGAAGATCTCTGCTCCTGGGAACTGGACCGTTGACCTTATTGgctcctgccagctgcagtACTATACTGGAGACGTTCAGGCCAATCTTGGAACTGTCAAGGAGATCATCACTCTTGAAGGCCCATCTG agatgcagaTCCCCCTGAAAATAGCACCCGATGCATACATGAAGACACTGTCCTCTGTGGAAGATGAAGTGCTCATCCTTGTCACTGCCATTGCCGAGGTCAAGGAAACCAATGACAAACTCACCAAGGAGACCTCAATGAGATTCCAGTATCCTCCCATCACTGTCCAG ATGCCAGAAACAGCCACTCTGTACAATGACTTCAACTGTGCATTCATCTTCAAGAACAAGCTGAATGTGACCCTGGAAAACTGCAAGCTGCTGGTGGAGGGCTTGGGCATATTTAAGATGACAACATTTGAGCTGGG GGACATAATGCCTGGCAGGATCATGAAGTCTGAAATAGTATGCACTCCGACAAGACTAGGAGAGAAGAAAATTGTAGCCAAGCTGATCTCCAACCAGATCAAAGGCATCTCTACAGAGAAGGGCATCTTCATCACTGAGTAG